The following DNA comes from Anopheles arabiensis isolate DONGOLA chromosome 3, AaraD3, whole genome shotgun sequence.
gacctatatagccttctaatattatgagcaaaaatctatatgaatggtcgtgtggtcagatacgtgggtatcaacaccaacgaccattactcaaatctcatttgcttcagtgctggtggtttccgttggagtttagtatttaaacaatcgtatcgccgttctagttctagcgatgcataacttcaatgcgaacccgtacaacagtacagagaaaatgagaaagctctcctccaagcgatgaagctcaactggttggggtatcccaccaacaaagagcgccaccagcttttttgttatttttagaatgcacgAGTcatttgccgtctgctaaacgaagtctttctatattccgtttaggtagagaacttgagtcgtttagaagccgtttagcgATCGtttggatttgtggcacttggggatggacaccaaatttattgatttattttacttcttgtatcaattggtgataaatagatttcttcaaataccttaaataagggtattccgaagctataaaccaatcagcTACTAGAGagagtattgaaataagcgagaaatcaaacaccggtcaaaatagttatcatgcgttatgctattacacgcttgacgctgatgaggcgcttcacgaaatccaatatcttgtcacaacttggacaactttaaacaataaaaagatgaggcattgatacgatattgttcaggaatagatgaaaaattctatgggattacaaacatcaaatgTTGACATGGTTGAcatgaattttgacatggtggaaatggattaaactattaacaagtccctcaaaaaatactggggtcgtggtctttttgcgtagtaatttccttaaaggaagttctagactgttgttctgtaagctggagcaacgtcagctgtaagtgcgcgacatttcaataatgctttagatgctgcattctacgatatattagaaGCGGTGCTTACAAGTCCTAAaaccacggctgaatgaatcgtcgttgaaataagccaagaattggtttaaaaacgtaccaggacgtggaaagcgatagaatttgttaaaatactgtaaaactcttcacttacCAACgatttctacaggtgtccatcttacccttcatggtgtccatctttcccatatcaggtgtccatATCTTACCCGAATCAGGTGTCAtatcttacccgaacatttcaaaaccgcaccaaggtgttataaatgacaaggtgaagttgttcagagcaaaatgacatttctcgacttgacatttctcttccgggggctccggtataaaaatcggggagggctggtgcggggtaatgaaatttgcatgcagagagtgacagatgtcccccacaatgtcgcccagcaaaagcgataaaaatcaaccttctaactACATTATCCTTgaaccgcacgaaaaaaatcatgtttttctttcatgaaaaaaaagcaaaaatcgatggaaacttaaaagtttcaacacattttctgataaaacatgagtgtaagataatatataaacattttcaaggtcgttgcacttatataaccctagatttttaccatttcccttaacgtgtccgtctttacctaccttcccctataaaaaaataagaattttcaaaattattttttatatacttttttttattttaacttttttttacccCTTACTTATATGACCACCTACACGGGTAGGTCATAATTTTGTATGAGAAATTGCTCTTTTGCGTGGTAAATTTCCATataaccaagataccgaaaacgccaccaatttctcgtactaaaaatccagttccatcaaacaaagccaaaaaactatcagtttggtgggttaagcCACACGGCCACAGAAgcagccacttcaatgttgttgAAGTCAGTTTTTTATGAACGGATAATTTATTCGCTCAACGTGTTTCACCAGTGTTAAAATGTGATTTAATTAAGCATAGGAAGCAAGTAAACGTGTGTGTTTCAGTTGGTTTGTTGTGAAACATCCATGTgtaatatgtgtatgtgtgtttgtttacttgcgaGTGGACTctttcatttcgctggtcAGTGCATAGTTTATAGACTAATAATATTGCTGAAGTTGAAGTGCAGTGATGTAAGTGAATGAATGTAATCAATCGAGGAGTTAAAATCCTGCCCAGCATATTTACCTTAGCCAAGCCTTGACCAAACTTTTCCTAAAAGCATTTTAGGAAAAGGTGGGTTAAGGGTGGGCAAGATAAATACATCGGATCGGAACTGACAGCtccgattgttctaaaatttggtgggttaacgaCTCCCAAATAACCAGAATTActtaagcagctcattttggcacgctaaagatcgctgctctaattcgccttttgcagtagataaacagcatcaaagttccaggcggtccttctaaatagcgcctaagcagcttccttaagCTACGGTgccggggattatttttcttagtgttttattttcaagcaagcgtcatcgatgaaataaacaacaggatttattttgtttgtgtacatgtgtttatttttcaatccTTAACATTCATAAATTACACGAAACGTATcacaatttactgtacaatcacaatcacttcCTTCAAAATCCATTCTTCAAAGAACTAATCTAACTTGTACAGCAGCAATGAGATGATTGGCGGCGTctgtctttgacactttgacaagacccaccttgtaccgatgtcatgcattaaaaagctatgaagttccaccaagttcggtaCACGTTCTAAACAAGCCTTAAAGTTCCATCATGAACCCTACACATAGTGttaatcagccgcaaagttccaaagagtaccatgtgcctgttaaaaagctccatagttccgcaaagtaccgtctatcttttaatcagccacaaagtacgacatcggaacgatttttcgttaaacagccctaaatcagctataaagtacgagctggctatttgggctgaatcgaccaccacaaacccacgtgggtttgaagtggCTTTACAGTGGATTAAGGacgatttggttatttgggtTGTGCATAACTTCTGTTTTAGTTATTGACATGACTTCAAATTTTTAGGGATGCTTGAAGCCaggtgtatctcggggacagcctgtatatgaaaaataattttgaaaattcttatttttttatattgaaaaaaacaaagttttatGCAGCTTCTCTGAAAAATTCAAGTTATTTCAATAACCAAAACAGAAGATATGATCAATTTTGTTCTGATATGTTGCGCTACTTAACAACGGCCAACAACGCGGGAAGGGTTTAAGCTTAAGATGTAGGTAAAAACcatgtacaggcggtccccgagatacacggtacctcttatacgcggattcggagatacgcggttttccaaATCTGACAGttatttgagcaaattgtattgatttgacacatccattgtgaaataccaaataatttccgtattgatcgaatgtaaaataccatttcaaacggtttaaaactgtacaattcattagaaacatatgaaataattaatttggtggctaaaaccaccccctacttgcaaaattgcacgaaaattagtgatattttagctggaaatcacaagattcgacttacgcggaaattcgagatacgcggtattttgcggcggatttcggtccccattaaccgtgtatctcggggaccgcctgtattcgCTAATAATATCTTTGCCCTTCTGAATGCCCGTACCGAGTGCCCGACCGCCGCTCGGTTCCCACTTGATGCCCTCTCATTCTCCCGAGAGACCCGACCtcctacactcacacatcacACGAAGACCCTTCCCTGTCGTCGGTGAGTGGCCTAATGTGTTAGGCAGGCTGGGCCATAACAAATTTACCATCCTGAAATGCgaactcccatacaaaatgtatgacctaCACGGGTAGGTGGTCATAAAAATGAGGGTGTATTTTTGGTCATAGAAACGAAGGTTAAATTGTTGcattctcaacagtgctcccaaagtctatataatacagaggtcgagtcgtccagaacatttgatcaaaacgcgtgggaaagttttgacagctggatgaaaaagcttcaatagtttcatcgtagcatacattgaggttttagttgtggtgcatgcagtggtctgATTACATTTTCGGTCAGTTTTACAACGtttgttgataattttatgcttaaaaaagttgacaaaaatcaagaaaagatagaattatagtACAATTATTAATTATAACAAGATCAGTGCCCAAAATTAGGACGAAATCATGTGCAGCTCAAGAAGACCAAAGCTAATAGGCTTGTtaccatgatttttttcgtgtttaaCTGATGAATTagtgaaaaaactactcctTGCCACGTACATGAGAAGGAAATGTATAGTTACACTAGGTTTTGTGCAGAAAAAGCACAATTGGCCCTAAAAAGTGCTTAGTTGTGTGGAATCGTTTACaaactttttcatctaactgtcaaaaataagctttcaaaatggtggaccaaaatcaagctatgcatcgacctctgtattatatagactttgagTGCTCCTACCGAAActtgccaatataatctggccacactggcccgcaatgcaaaagctcgctcgaaaggtcaataaccgtcgcaaaacgtcaaaaacgaccgtcgccagcgcctcgaaattgttgcgagtttcgctcgctggcgacgtcggtttgcagtacatgcgacgccggttttgacgttttgcgacggttttgcgacggtggccgccaaaaagctcaCCTGACCTGcggaccagtgtggccagattatattggcagatttcggcaggagcactgttgagaacgcaaccatttaaatttaatcaattattttaatgattacCCTGctagcaaagagaatgaaaaagtgtgcgactttcaagcgaggggcatgtagaagcagggggagacggttggaaatacgcgagcgtttggtgttttggtttctacgcagtttttgcactcacacaattacacatgtgtgaatgtgtgcgttcactttcagcctgcgcgctccgtttggttttctcgcaaaGACATGCTGGTATCGGTGTcccgctcgcactagtgcagcgtaTTCGGggagaaacgggaaggaaggggtatgaggaaaatacaatgaaacagcgcgagcaagcgttcttttcagtgaGAGTGCCTCGAGTATTTTAAAAGTCATGCAAGAGAgcgccggtctggtggtacagtcgtcaactcgaacgactctataacatgcccatcatggattcaagccccgaatagaccgacTGTGGAATAATGGTTTACCACTGTCAGGCGTGCTGCTACCTGGCATGAATATAATGTTAAATGACAGGAGGTACGGTATAAAGTAAATTGCTATGTTgaataaactctctctctgcgtTCTGAACTCTACCCCTCAAGTGTGCTGCGTTACTTCATTGCGATTCTGCTAACACCGACCCCCCATAGGTAGGACAGACTATCccgctatggtaacaataagtcactgaaagccaagcccccTTCACTAAtgagtacaggcaggccttgaccggtgccaaaaagaagaagaagaagaagaaggagcaagagagcgcattctctctgtggtagcgctccatctgccatttttaattataagcccaaaacaacggacttcggatccgatcttgggccggacccccaccgtgtgtttctaccttcccctcgcctgaaaatttcattctctttgtctgtcttTGAGCTTTAATCGTcgacagcgagattcaaattcaaatttaaatgatttcctttgacgagcaattctcggaatccatgcaactgacattttctacttattatgaacattacaTTTCaacggaaaaaaataaaaaaaaagtgccaggcaaacaaacgtgcatcagcgcgataagtaacaaatgaggttagcaatccttgaaacagcatcccaagcgtcacagattaagcttaaacgactaaaaaatcaaatatctgtgattttcggtaggcatatgaaaaatcggtaggaatacagatagggtaactgtaccagttttcggcagtgtacctattttcggcagggtagctaaaaacgtgaaattctgcacaaatgcggtaaaaaatttcacaaaatacaattttgtagtgaaagtgtacttatttgatatttacatacgaagtttcacaccatttcattacgtattttccaaaatatcaaataaattgtgctttttttcggcagctttgctgtcagccaatcgttcggcaggttttgtgattaagagaatcagaacagtaaaacaatgaaaaagtggtgtatataaaagattttatgcttatttaatttattctaacttgttcggaattttaaaatcacgataaacaggttatttttcactttaaatgctgccgaaaataggtacacagtaaatgttcatttttgacagctcaatgttgtgggctcctgccgaaactcggaacaataacacactttgaatttggctgaatattccttttaaaattgatcagaacactacaatgcgtatgtcgacacataatatGAGCTTTCAtgtaccaaatatcaccaattttacgacaaacaatgcactaacttaagagaaaaataaatatttgtaagccagttcgcaccgtacgctataaccatcaaactgtcaatggctgctctgtttaaacgtcgcatcaaaatggctgtcaaaacgggccaaaataagcaacataaaattaataattaaagtgctttttaacaccaatcttaggaaaataagagtgttaaattgctttaaacatttttttgtacatattcacattgatacaaacattttctgacccgtattcgcgctgccgaaaataggaacacagcctgccgaaaataggaacaaactgccgaaaataggagcaaaatcaatgtttgcattttcacgaatatttatgcaaaagggctttgaaccggcaaataaaaaatattgtaacatactatgatagtttatcaaccagaataacaacactttcaagaaaaataatgaaaaatattgatgtgtgagcaatttttgtgaaactgctgcactagcctgccgaaaactggtacagttaccctaaatcggtatttctggtcactctggttCCGAaacaagcacacgcacacatagaaGCGGCCTGTCAGttcgatttttatttgaattcatcGTTAATCCGTCGTTCTTTTCATTGAAACatgtttattaattaaaaataaaatagtaaatagTTATTGTGTTTAAAGCACATGATAATAAAAAGGCTAGATACCTAATTCTCTTTATCTGCTTCCAGAACGTCAGAGGCAAAAAACGTTCGCACAATGTCATGCACACTGGTAAACTGCAGCAGCACGTCGCTTAATTGTTTCATCGCCTTCATTCCCGCCTTGTGCGCTTTGCTAGTTTTCTCGCGAAAGTTCCGCACCGACGTCAGCTTGTCCAGCAGGTAGTGTAGCCAGTACACGTTCGTCCTCGGCGCGTGCTGGTCCCACCGATTCTGCAGCACCGTCTTCATGTTCCTGTAAATCTCAAACTGATAGTCGCCTTCGGCGGTGAACAGCTCCTCGTCGGTCGAAAGGTCGTTAAACAGGCACAGCCCACTGTAAACGATGCGCGATAGTGTGTAGTCGATGATGGTCGCCTTTAGACCGTGCGTTTTAATGACGATCTCCTCGCCCAGCAGGCAGTACGTCCGTTCCGGCACTTTGGTCGTTTCGATCAGTATGTTGCCCGTGTGCAGATCGCGGTGCTCGAAATCGTACCGCTTTTCGGCCACGGCTAGTGCCAGCACGATCTGGGTGAAGGTAGCAAAGGCTTGCTGCGCGTTGTAAAACCGATATCCATCCAGATCGCTGCCACCGAACGCCGTTTCGAACGCGATGTACAGCTGGTCGGCGGGAAAGTCTTCCGGACTGTCGTTTTCCGAACCCTGCCGGTCATTGTAATCCTTCCACAGCTCGAGCAGTCGCTGTGGATATTCGCCCACCACACAGCTAACGCTGCGCAGCTCCACGAACCCGTCCGTGCTGAACTGTACATTCTGCTGGCGGAGATCGCTCAACTCGGAGGAGATGATGATTTCGGACAGTATTTCCTCGAACGTTTTCTGCTTTTCGCCGTTGATTGGTAGATTGCCCTCGATCGGAATCAGCTTCAGCACGGACTGCGTGTCGTTGGGTTTGGTGCAGAGAAACACTTCCCCGTACACGCCCTCGCCAATCTTGCGCTCAACGGTGGCCTCCATTTTTGCGAGGGCCTGCTCGAAGCTGATCGGTTCCCGCTGTCCACAGCGTGTCATGACTTCGTCTTTCGATCGCTGCGGACACAAGAAGCGCTGGTCGGATACCGTTTTCCAGGACAGTGGCGCTACAAACCGTTGCACCGAGACGTCGTGCGAATCCGAAGGTCTGTCCGCGGTAGTATTGCTGGAAAGCCGTTGCGCGTCGTGCAGTGTTTCATTCGACTGCGGTGGTCCCTGGTACATAGTTATACGACGCTCTCCTCCGATCGAGCAAGCACCTTCCCGACGGCACATTGAGGTTTTCAGTAGTGTCGACATCGATTTCCGCCATTTTCCTGGCCTGAACGATACCCTCCCGATGGTGGCGTCTGCTTCGACCGGAGCCGGAGGAGGCATCATACTCATATCAGAATGTTTCGCAGGAGTTTTGCTACTTTTTACAGCCGAAAAAGACGTTTGCTCGCCTGTGTTCCGCGAACTATCATTGGAATTGATTGAAGAAAGTGTGGATTTGCGAATTCTCGCACTGGATCGTCTTGGTGCGCTCATCCTGTGCTGTTCTGTACCTACGGCAAGGAAATGTGTTAGTTAAACCAAATGATGGCGCCTTCCAAacttatttttaacaaaacatcGCTTAGTCTTACTTGTGCCGGACCCAAAATAGTTTCAGCAAACGTATTTACTCAATATTTTCAGTaagaaaattagaaaaaatgcATTGAAACAGTCGATAGATTGCAACGTAAACAAAACCTTTTCCAAAAGTCCGTTACCTTTTGGAAGAGTTGTCAAAACAGCAACCGTGCGATGTTTTTCGATGCTGCGGttcgattttccattttctaatTTATTAGACATTCAATCACATTTATAttcctcttttgttttgcggtTCTCCTTCACTTATTATGATTcataattgattataaaatACTAAAATCCATGAATCAACAACGAAGAAACTGATTTTCGGCAATAAAACCTAGCTCAAAGTATTGAACGAGACTTTGTAGCCACCATCGCATCGAATCGCTTGCTTGAAAACATCCCACCCGGCCCGCATTTGCTTGTGGACTGTCAAACATGCCAGAGCGACCCGCGCACACTAGCGCCACCGCTGTGCGGTATCGTGAAACAGAAAAAGCTGCAAAAAAGTGTAATCAGCTCGTGTTGTCATCGGAGGCATTTTTCCAGCCGATTTTCGTGTGGAAAAAGCTTACTAGGCTGGTGAAAAACTATGTAGCAGCGACGACGCGTACGGAGGCGACCCGCAAACCAGTACGTAGGGCGGTTGAGAGGTGCGGGCGTAGCGCTGGCCCGAGGGTCCGCGATCGCCCCAGGGCGGTGTGCGAAGGCGgcgtccaaaaaaaaaatcgacccGTTGGCTTTCCCAACAAT
Coding sequences within:
- the LOC120901556 gene encoding serine/threonine-protein kinase haspin homolog; translation: MSAPRRSSARIRKSTLSSINSNDSSRNTGEQTSFSAVKSSKTPAKHSDMSMMPPPAPVEADATIGRVSFRPGKWRKSMSTLLKTSMCRREGACSIGGERRITMYQGPPQSNETLHDAQRLSSNTTADRPSDSHDVSVQRFVAPLSWKTVSDQRFLCPQRSKDEVMTRCGQREPISFEQALAKMEATVERKIGEGVYGEVFLCTKPNDTQSVLKLIPIEGNLPINGEKQKTFEEILSEIIISSELSDLRQQNVQFSTDGFVELRSVSCVVGEYPQRLLELWKDYNDRQGSENDSPEDFPADQLYIAFETAFGGSDLDGYRFYNAQQAFATFTQIVLALAVAEKRYDFEHRDLHTGNILIETTKVPERTYCLLGEEIVIKTHGLKATIIDYTLSRIVYSGLCLFNDLSTDEELFTAEGDYQFEIYRNMKTVLQNRWDQHAPRTNVYWLHYLLDKLTSVRNFREKTSKAHKAGMKAMKQLSDVLLQFTSVHDIVRTFFASDVLEADKEN